The following proteins are co-located in the Bosea sp. AS-1 genome:
- a CDS encoding methylated-DNA--[protein]-cysteine S-methyltransferase, protein MNDIIRFAWGTSSLGDFIVAMSDKGIVALEFSSNQHAMEDALRARFPESAVERDQDGLTQAATTVAGLIDEPAIGCDLPLDLRGTPYEMTVWQMLREIPAGQTTTYGALATRFGSRDPRDVTQAIANNAVAVIVPCHRVIKKDGSISGYRWGVGRKRALLSRERASQAH, encoded by the coding sequence ATGAACGACATCATTCGCTTTGCATGGGGGACCAGTTCCCTCGGCGATTTTATCGTCGCAATGTCCGATAAGGGGATCGTCGCCCTCGAGTTCAGCTCCAATCAACACGCAATGGAGGATGCGCTCCGGGCTCGCTTCCCGGAAAGCGCCGTGGAGCGAGATCAGGACGGGCTGACCCAGGCTGCGACGACCGTGGCAGGATTGATCGATGAGCCCGCAATTGGCTGCGACCTGCCGCTCGATCTGCGCGGTACACCCTATGAGATGACGGTCTGGCAGATGCTTCGGGAGATCCCCGCGGGCCAGACCACGACCTATGGCGCGCTGGCTACCCGGTTCGGCAGCCGCGATCCACGCGACGTGACGCAGGCGATCGCCAACAACGCCGTCGCGGTCATCGTTCCCTGCCATCGCGTGATCAAGAAGGACGGTTCGATCTCGGGCTACCGCTGGGGCGTTGGGCGCAAGCGGGCGCTGCTCTCACGCGAGCGGGCATCGCAGGCGCACTGA
- a CDS encoding SDR family oxidoreductase translates to MTQELTGKTAAITGAASGIGLACAKRLLAAGARVVFVDRDGEALATACKSLGSEAVPLVVDLTDPASVVGMLPQILEKAGPLDIFHANAGAYVGGPVSEGDPDAWDRMLNLNINAVFRSIHAVLPHMIARKTGDILVTSSVAGVVPVVWEPVYTASKHAVQAFVHTLRRQVIPHGLRVGAVLPGPVVTALIADWPQEKLEAERARGGLIEPEEVAEAVHFMLTRPRNVTIRDLVILPQSTDL, encoded by the coding sequence CTGACCGGAAAAACTGCAGCGATCACTGGCGCGGCCTCAGGGATCGGGCTGGCCTGCGCCAAGCGGCTGCTGGCCGCCGGGGCGCGCGTGGTCTTCGTCGATCGGGACGGCGAAGCGCTCGCTACGGCGTGCAAATCGCTCGGCAGCGAAGCCGTCCCGCTCGTCGTCGACCTGACGGATCCCGCCTCCGTCGTCGGCATGCTGCCGCAGATCCTCGAAAAGGCCGGTCCGCTCGACATCTTCCACGCCAATGCCGGCGCCTATGTCGGCGGGCCTGTGAGCGAGGGCGATCCCGATGCCTGGGACCGCATGCTCAACCTCAACATCAACGCAGTCTTCCGCAGCATCCATGCCGTGCTGCCGCACATGATCGCACGCAAGACCGGCGATATCCTCGTCACCAGCTCGGTTGCCGGTGTGGTTCCGGTAGTATGGGAGCCGGTCTACACGGCCTCGAAACATGCGGTGCAGGCCTTCGTCCATACGCTGCGCAGGCAGGTGATTCCGCATGGCCTGCGCGTGGGGGCGGTGCTGCCCGGCCCGGTCGTCACGGCCCTGATCGCCGACTGGCCGCAAGAGAAACTCGAGGCGGAGCGCGCCCGTGGCGGGTTGATCGAGCCGGAAGAGGTGGCGGAGGCGGTGCACTTCATGCTGACGCGCCCGCGCAACGTGACCATCCGCGACCTCGTCATCCTGCCGCAGAGCACGGATCTCTAG